The Treponema pectinovorum genome includes a window with the following:
- the carB gene encoding carbamoyl-phosphate synthase large subunit yields MKREDIKKVLIIGSGPIVIGQACEFDYSGTQACKALRELGYKIVLVNSNPATIMTDPVMADATYIEPLNVERLSQIIEKERPDALLPNLGGQTGLNMAMELNKAGILEKYGVEVIGVNLDAIERGEDREIFKETMKSLGIDTPRSDICHTVEGAEKIAESIGFPLVVRPAYTMGGAGGGFCYNVEELRTTVANGLDLSMTHQCLIEESILGWEELEVEVVRDSKNQMVAICTIENIDAVGVHTGDSFCAAPFMTIDKRVEEKLKELAFKIVESIGVIGGTNVQFAYNPKLDRIVIIEINPRTSRSSALASKATGFPIALVSAKLAAGLTLDEIPYWRDGTLEKYTLGGAPDGDYVVLKFARWAFEKFRGAKDSLGTSMKAVGEVMAIGKNFKETFQKAVRGLENGRAGLGFAKDFNKKSGEELCEMLKTASSERYFQIYEALRKGVSIEKIASLTYVKEFFLQQMKELVELEEEILKNPGRLPPDELLIKAKKDGFSDKYLSKILKVAEKDIRKRRYELGIKEVWLRVPVSGVENACYYYSTYNATLDKSPVTDNKKKVMILGGGPNRIGQGIEFDYCCCHAAMQLKEMGYETIIVNCNPETVSTDYDTSDKLYFEPVTTEDVLQIYEKEKPLGVIVQFGGQTPLNIARELQENGVNILGTSIDSIDIAEDRDLFRHMMEKLEIPMPESGMAVNFEEARAIAEKIGYPIMIRPSFVLGGRGMEVIYDEATLKEYVDKAVGVTPDRPLLIDRFLRNALECESDALCDKEHVYIPAVMEHIELAGIHSGDSACVIPPVSIPLANLETIKEYTKKIAENLHVCGLMNMQYAIEDGKVYVIEANPRASRTVPLVSKVCNTQMARLATRMMLGESLESLGLKDKIIPYFGAKEAVLPWAKFPGVDPILGPEMRSTGEVLGLSDTFALAYYKSQEASGEELPHAPAPWENKKVLISLSDKTSLKNQVLYIGKALYKMGFTLVCTQGTADFYRENGIKCEEVNKIGAGRPDVVDIIMNKEVCLVINTPKAKRNYDEDRKTIRKICLKYKVPYITTLAGAYAAVQGIEAVKNGNGGEGGVKSLQEYHAMMK; encoded by the coding sequence ATGAAAAGAGAAGACATCAAGAAAGTTTTGATTATTGGTTCTGGACCGATTGTGATTGGGCAGGCTTGCGAGTTTGACTATTCTGGAACGCAGGCTTGTAAGGCTCTTAGAGAATTGGGGTACAAAATTGTTTTGGTAAATTCTAACCCGGCAACCATTATGACCGATCCTGTTATGGCGGATGCAACCTACATTGAACCTTTAAATGTTGAGCGTTTGAGCCAAATTATTGAAAAAGAACGACCTGATGCTCTTTTGCCTAACCTTGGTGGTCAAACCGGGCTTAATATGGCGATGGAACTTAACAAGGCAGGAATTCTTGAAAAATACGGCGTAGAAGTTATTGGCGTAAATCTTGATGCGATTGAACGCGGTGAAGACCGTGAGATTTTTAAAGAAACGATGAAATCTCTTGGAATTGATACTCCTCGTTCTGATATTTGCCACACTGTTGAAGGTGCAGAAAAAATTGCAGAGTCTATAGGATTTCCTCTGGTTGTTCGCCCTGCGTATACGATGGGTGGCGCTGGAGGTGGCTTTTGCTACAACGTTGAAGAATTGAGAACGACTGTTGCAAATGGTCTTGATTTGAGCATGACTCACCAGTGTTTAATAGAAGAATCTATCCTTGGTTGGGAAGAACTTGAAGTTGAAGTTGTTAGAGATTCTAAAAATCAGATGGTTGCTATCTGTACTATAGAAAATATAGATGCAGTTGGTGTGCACACTGGGGATTCTTTTTGTGCAGCGCCGTTTATGACTATTGATAAAAGGGTTGAAGAAAAGTTAAAGGAACTGGCATTTAAAATTGTTGAATCGATTGGCGTTATTGGCGGTACAAATGTTCAGTTTGCGTATAATCCAAAACTCGACAGGATTGTTATTATAGAAATAAATCCTAGGACTTCTCGTTCTTCTGCTTTGGCTTCTAAGGCTACAGGTTTTCCTATCGCGTTGGTTTCTGCAAAATTGGCAGCAGGTCTTACCTTGGACGAAATTCCTTACTGGCGTGATGGAACTTTGGAAAAATACACGCTTGGCGGCGCTCCAGATGGCGATTATGTTGTATTGAAATTTGCTCGCTGGGCGTTTGAAAAATTCCGTGGTGCAAAAGACAGCCTTGGAACTTCTATGAAGGCCGTTGGCGAAGTTATGGCGATTGGTAAAAACTTTAAGGAAACCTTCCAGAAAGCTGTGCGTGGTTTGGAAAATGGACGTGCAGGGCTTGGTTTTGCTAAAGATTTTAATAAAAAGTCTGGCGAAGAACTTTGCGAAATGTTAAAGACTGCTTCCAGCGAACGATATTTCCAGATTTACGAGGCTTTGAGAAAAGGCGTTAGCATTGAAAAAATTGCAAGTTTGACTTATGTAAAAGAATTCTTTTTGCAGCAGATGAAAGAACTCGTTGAACTTGAAGAAGAAATATTGAAAAATCCTGGGAGACTTCCTCCTGATGAACTTTTGATAAAGGCAAAAAAGGATGGATTTAGCGATAAGTATCTTTCTAAAATTCTAAAAGTTGCAGAAAAAGATATTCGTAAAAGACGCTACGAACTTGGAATAAAAGAGGTTTGGTTACGAGTTCCTGTAAGCGGTGTAGAAAATGCCTGCTATTATTATTCAACTTACAATGCAACACTTGATAAATCGCCTGTTACCGACAACAAAAAGAAAGTTATGATTTTGGGCGGTGGACCAAACAGAATTGGGCAGGGAATTGAATTTGACTATTGCTGTTGTCATGCGGCTATGCAGTTAAAGGAGATGGGTTACGAGACTATAATTGTAAACTGTAACCCAGAAACAGTTTCTACAGATTATGACACTTCCGATAAACTCTACTTTGAACCTGTTACGACAGAAGATGTTTTGCAGATTTACGAAAAAGAAAAACCGCTTGGAGTTATTGTTCAATTTGGTGGTCAAACTCCGCTCAACATTGCTCGCGAACTTCAGGAAAATGGAGTAAATATTCTTGGCACTTCTATTGATTCTATAGATATTGCAGAAGACCGCGATTTGTTCCGTCATATGATGGAAAAATTGGAAATTCCAATGCCAGAAAGTGGAATGGCTGTTAATTTTGAAGAGGCGAGAGCGATTGCAGAAAAAATCGGTTATCCAATAATGATTCGTCCTTCGTTCGTTCTTGGCGGACGTGGAATGGAAGTTATCTATGACGAAGCAACCTTAAAAGAATATGTTGATAAGGCTGTTGGCGTTACTCCAGACCGTCCACTTTTAATCGACAGGTTCTTAAGAAATGCACTTGAATGTGAATCCGATGCACTTTGCGATAAGGAACATGTGTATATTCCTGCCGTGATGGAGCACATTGAACTTGCAGGTATTCACTCTGGCGACAGTGCCTGTGTAATTCCTCCTGTTTCAATTCCTTTGGCAAATCTTGAGACCATAAAAGAGTATACAAAAAAGATTGCAGAAAATTTGCACGTTTGCGGTTTGATGAATATGCAGTATGCGATTGAAGACGGTAAGGTTTATGTTATAGAAGCAAATCCTAGAGCGAGTCGCACAGTTCCTCTTGTTTCAAAAGTTTGCAACACTCAAATGGCTAGACTTGCAACAAGAATGATGTTGGGAGAATCGCTTGAAAGTTTAGGTCTTAAAGATAAAATTATTCCATATTTTGGTGCAAAAGAGGCTGTTCTTCCGTGGGCAAAATTCCCTGGAGTTGATCCAATTTTGGGACCAGAAATGCGCTCGACTGGAGAAGTTTTGGGACTTTCTGATACCTTTGCTTTGGCATACTACAAATCGCAGGAAGCGTCTGGCGAAGAATTACCTCACGCTCCAGCTCCTTGGGAAAACAAAAAAGTTTTGATTTCTTTGAGCGACAAAACTTCACTCAAAAATCAGGTTTTGTATATTGGAAAAGCGCTTTATAAAATGGGCTTTACTTTGGTTTGCACTCAAGGAACTGCGGACTTTTACAGAGAAAATGGCATAAAGTGCGAAGAAGTGAACAAGATTGGAGCAGGAAGACCTGATGTTGTTGATATAATAATGAATAAAGAAGTTTGCCTCGTAATCAATACTCCAAAAGCCAAGAGAAATTACGACGAAGACCGAAAGACCATTAGAAAGATATGTTTAAAATATAAAGTGCCATATATTACAACGCTTGCTGGAGCATACGCGGCTGTTCAAGGAATTGAAGCGGTTAAAAATGGCAATGGTGGTGAAGGTGGAGTAAAATCACTGCAAGAGTACCATGCTATGATGAAGTAA
- a CDS encoding fibronectin type III domain-containing protein, translated as MDKKSFIFKFTLSLFIFVILSCDTVTLSTPKNENLDNSANMSSSVLAPTGLSASNGEFRKIDLTWNAVKGAKRYFVFAAQNPSEPFKQIWETSSLNFSDECGSGKNKYYKVVAENYAGVKSAFSTFVLGSSLAKPVITSIEMEDEGSIANVNWWMENCDKNTYQNKINYTLNVYKEDKTTIVKTLSFSSDTDYSAKVEGLSPNTSYNFEIEAYCTQSQSKSEKSDLVDEKTARALIPSAPKDFVAARGIGEDEIELSWILPEYVDVKTGTETYERHPPYFKIFRKEEGSDDSEYKEIVSYIGSVLQGDAGSKKYKFDCSSNSTSDAKLSVVCSNDVQAEKSNLYSYVSLSKITYKDSFELRRGVKYSYKIQSFVDDVSKSISSKKSCSQVEGWLIPIADFRANSFYTKNEDSTEFTKIEIKFDIKFENFGESYSYILKETRTDLDDANPIETKIDFSSIDEIKSYVKIFDSPSQQKGYYRYSLFVADFEDKSKIYTSVDSLGKFIVTDNASGIPKIENFTVEDGYSDKFKISFSYNASYSYKLKWKNIVESIPKDEQILALTTESLTIASGIAYFEHSAVSGERRIYTLEANNLGISVEKQAEGTFETLGTAKIEFHSPLYDKIIFSWKPVQKADWYKVQAFYQDEPSNPFTVTESDTILDSDHFVCTIEKPFGWNDAKISGKKVQIKVIAKNSSTNQETTSQEISSTLGPALTDTVFYSSGTNFISIKWKSVVGAKGYIVARARCSDGTSAKLESVDTYFISADGEKINIEGERVDSARAEVLVQDSYFILKDKYAETSAKETSQIAYKKNQSKISWGLEYKYCVIPVLSENDFVFEVKNDSSAKLTDSSKVLYKNLSFVSAGATGYGLELRASKASDASKINLTWKQPFGVKTATKTPAIYCKKSGSSEEKWTFVKSVLSSTEEICSTQIEPKELTTAYDFAVVYNNFSTTVSIFPSFEENLKSVFDEKYSSKETLNKGYTLALQGIYADYVEGFTEQVSWNPYDFDSRKVGPQKYEIQVKNMNSSKGWVTIADIGVDTANSDFGTVADISKYAGDAKISLVKNGNNILQIKPIFDLNGTNTSGVLKVLRDYKHYYRLVAMRKVDETVVEASVGSDLSAFAYRNITDEELAKSALLALSYTFFINDGGKEDLSNASSQFKYGDAHTLTSDNGGSAEFKKGSYYWVGKYIGKYYADYKLKNYAPIQLNPSGTKTNFLSLTSATGSSNTFNMRGLSDYYLYTFLGENKLDIKAANSDLKTDYAATINFTAKDEKNFTLSITRSGSTKIIANISNSGERKKWFPMQINPDSQYEIKNSSSGWWED; from the coding sequence ATGGACAAAAAAAGTTTTATTTTTAAGTTCACCTTATCTTTATTCATTTTTGTTATTTTATCTTGTGACACGGTTACGCTTTCTACTCCTAAAAACGAAAACTTGGATAATTCTGCAAATATGTCTTCTTCTGTCCTAGCGCCGACTGGACTTAGTGCTTCGAACGGAGAATTTAGAAAAATCGATTTAACCTGGAATGCTGTAAAAGGCGCAAAACGATATTTTGTATTTGCAGCACAGAACCCAAGTGAACCTTTTAAACAAATTTGGGAAACTTCTTCCCTAAATTTTAGCGATGAATGTGGTTCTGGAAAAAATAAATATTACAAAGTTGTTGCCGAAAATTATGCAGGTGTAAAATCAGCATTTAGCACTTTTGTTTTGGGCTCTAGTCTTGCAAAGCCAGTTATAACTTCTATAGAAATGGAAGATGAAGGTTCTATTGCAAATGTAAACTGGTGGATGGAAAATTGCGATAAGAATACTTATCAAAATAAAATTAACTACACGCTTAATGTTTATAAAGAAGATAAAACGACTATCGTAAAAACCCTTTCATTTTCTTCTGATACAGATTATTCAGCAAAAGTTGAAGGCCTTTCTCCAAATACTTCGTATAATTTTGAAATCGAAGCCTACTGCACACAATCTCAATCTAAGTCCGAAAAAAGTGATTTGGTTGACGAAAAAACCGCTCGTGCCTTAATTCCTTCTGCCCCTAAAGATTTTGTTGCTGCAAGGGGAATAGGCGAAGATGAAATTGAACTTTCGTGGATTTTACCCGAATATGTTGATGTAAAAACTGGGACAGAAACTTACGAAAGGCATCCTCCTTATTTTAAAATTTTTAGAAAAGAAGAAGGCTCGGACGACAGCGAATACAAAGAAATCGTTTCTTATATCGGTTCTGTTTTACAAGGCGATGCAGGAAGTAAAAAATACAAATTTGACTGTTCCTCAAATTCCACGAGCGACGCAAAACTTTCCGTCGTGTGTTCTAATGATGTTCAGGCAGAAAAAAGCAATCTTTATTCGTATGTAAGCCTTTCTAAAATAACTTATAAAGACAGTTTTGAACTTAGGCGCGGCGTAAAATATTCTTATAAAATTCAAAGTTTTGTTGATGATGTTTCAAAAAGTATAAGTTCTAAAAAATCTTGTTCACAAGTGGAAGGCTGGTTAATTCCAATCGCAGATTTTAGAGCAAATAGTTTTTATACAAAAAATGAAGATTCTACAGAGTTTACAAAAATCGAAATAAAATTTGATATTAAATTTGAAAATTTTGGAGAAAGTTATTCTTATATTCTAAAAGAAACAAGAACCGATTTGGACGATGCGAATCCGATAGAAACAAAAATCGATTTTTCTTCGATTGACGAAATAAAATCTTATGTAAAAATTTTCGATTCTCCATCACAGCAAAAAGGATATTACAGATATTCTCTCTTTGTTGCCGATTTTGAAGATAAATCAAAAATATATACAAGTGTGGACTCGCTTGGAAAATTTATAGTAACCGATAATGCAAGTGGAATTCCTAAAATCGAAAATTTTACAGTTGAAGACGGTTATTCGGATAAATTTAAAATAAGTTTTTCTTATAATGCTTCTTATTCCTACAAGTTAAAATGGAAAAATATTGTTGAAAGTATCCCCAAAGATGAGCAAATTCTTGCACTTACAACCGAAAGCCTAACTATAGCATCTGGAATTGCATATTTTGAACATTCTGCTGTTAGTGGCGAAAGGCGAATTTACACGCTTGAAGCAAATAATTTGGGAATTTCTGTAGAAAAACAGGCGGAAGGAACTTTTGAAACTCTTGGAACTGCAAAAATTGAATTTCATTCGCCATTGTACGATAAAATCATTTTTTCGTGGAAACCTGTTCAAAAAGCAGATTGGTACAAAGTGCAAGCTTTTTATCAAGATGAACCTTCTAATCCTTTTACAGTAACAGAGTCGGATACAATTTTGGATTCGGATCACTTTGTTTGCACAATAGAAAAACCTTTTGGTTGGAATGACGCAAAAATTTCTGGAAAAAAAGTTCAGATAAAAGTGATTGCAAAAAATTCTTCGACGAATCAAGAAACGACTTCCCAAGAGATTTCTTCGACTTTGGGACCTGCTTTAACAGATACGGTTTTTTATTCAAGCGGAACAAATTTTATCAGCATAAAATGGAAATCTGTTGTTGGTGCAAAAGGTTATATCGTTGCTCGGGCAAGATGTTCCGATGGTACAAGCGCAAAACTTGAAAGTGTTGACACTTATTTTATAAGCGCAGATGGAGAAAAAATAAATATTGAAGGTGAAAGAGTTGACTCTGCGCGTGCAGAAGTTTTAGTTCAGGATTCGTATTTTATTCTTAAAGATAAATATGCGGAAACTTCTGCGAAAGAAACAAGTCAAATTGCTTACAAAAAAAATCAATCGAAAATATCGTGGGGACTTGAATACAAATATTGCGTAATTCCAGTTTTGAGCGAGAACGATTTTGTTTTTGAAGTTAAAAATGATTCTTCTGCAAAATTGACCGATTCTTCAAAAGTTTTGTATAAAAATCTTTCTTTTGTGAGTGCGGGAGCAACTGGTTATGGTCTTGAACTTAGAGCCTCAAAAGCGAGCGATGCTTCTAAAATCAATTTAACGTGGAAACAGCCATTTGGAGTAAAAACTGCGACAAAAACTCCTGCAATATATTGCAAAAAAAGTGGAAGTTCAGAAGAGAAATGGACTTTTGTTAAGAGTGTACTAAGTTCTACAGAAGAAATTTGCTCTACTCAAATTGAACCCAAAGAATTGACTACAGCATACGATTTTGCTGTTGTTTACAATAATTTTAGTACAACTGTTTCTATTTTTCCTTCTTTTGAAGAAAACTTAAAATCTGTTTTTGATGAAAAATATTCTTCAAAAGAAACCTTAAACAAAGGATATACGCTTGCTTTGCAAGGAATATACGCCGACTATGTTGAAGGTTTTACCGAACAAGTGTCTTGGAATCCTTACGATTTTGATTCAAGAAAAGTAGGACCTCAAAAATATGAAATTCAAGTAAAAAATATGAACAGTTCTAAAGGTTGGGTTACGATTGCGGATATTGGCGTTGACACTGCAAATTCGGACTTTGGAACAGTCGCTGATATTTCAAAATATGCAGGCGATGCAAAAATTTCTTTGGTAAAAAACGGCAACAATATTTTGCAGATAAAGCCTATTTTCGATTTAAATGGCACAAATACTTCTGGTGTTTTAAAAGTTTTACGAGATTATAAACATTACTACCGTTTGGTAGCTATGAGAAAAGTCGATGAAACCGTCGTAGAGGCAAGCGTTGGTAGCGATTTATCTGCATTTGCATATAGAAATATTACAGATGAAGAGCTCGCAAAAAGTGCTTTACTGGCTCTTTCGTATACATTTTTTATAAATGACGGCGGTAAAGAAGATTTGAGCAATGCTTCAAGTCAGTTCAAATATGGAGATGCGCATACACTTACAAGCGACAACGGCGGAAGTGCAGAGTTTAAAAAAGGCTCATATTATTGGGTTGGCAAATATATAGGAAAATATTATGCAGATTATAAATTAAAAAATTATGCTCCAATTCAATTAAATCCTAGTGGAACAAAGACGAATTTTCTTAGTCTTACGAGTGCTACGGGTTCTAGCAATACCTTTAATATGCGAGGTTTATCTGATTATTATCTTTACACATTTTTGGGAGAAAATAAGTTAGATATAAAAGCGGCAAATTCAGATTTAAAAACCGATTATGCGGCAACAATAAATTTTACAGCAAAGGATGAAAAAAACTTTACTCTTTCTATAACTCGCTCTGGTAGCACAAAAATTATTGCAAATATTTCCAACAGCGGCGAAAGAAAAAAGTGGTTTCCTATGCAGATAAATCCTGATAGCCAATATGAAATAAAGAATTCTTCTTCTGGCTGGTGGGAGGATTAG
- a CDS encoding fibronectin type III domain-containing protein — protein MNKKFKIYFSFFLTAGIFSIFSCASWLQGKVDMNTDSNIVSISELFKKTKELESLKAPRQLYVSQALYSGKINLTWSPVENATSYLIERAVVKNAQSDGTYLLPDESEYEVCQRYVLSTSFQDEILTNPAANNEEYSYHYFYRIYAENKEKNLISEATNRLLPETRGEGWLFAPPTKIEAQKGKSVSKIEVSWTKVKEALRYEIYRGETPSSVAHLKTVYANTLKYSDVIASNLQGKEFFYKVVAINRSGNKSAFTDAAMGYSLSEGAPAISSEVKVVDGFATSTTELNISWQEVAKTSENAVMTYNLYRTSSEDSVYTRVAGNLSTTSYKDTSLKIGLTYYYFVQAVSTEDGVSIKGAFSEISATSYGFLLSPPSFLEVEDGDTDENVFLVWSDAVGSKKVEYSYSIYISHTQDGAYQLLEGSVIPQKSDDGYLRYKVAKNPFYKVSTQNLASTGDKESALSSVASPMPAAPVEVTATKTDFMQENLLPNSNNVYPVKISWKKPQEDNPAGYVVYRSIKNDSGFRKLTSEPIQDLEFVDEGKENLTKAGVVYYYKVVSVNSLGQGKKGNNPKEEYENAISNGMGISGIKCLGYGALTREQWFREYNKTSKNSQTKLTLMHKASNLDKLGSETINGSISGTLHYNARASGFSGIVEMRFENYADFYINDDKNLGVYFNCTGNSNTRANVNGNGNMYGIMDCTGMYPGSADYGGLEIKGSAAGGGVYKVTVKNLDGKELLSASNISWLVGEE, from the coding sequence TTGAATAAAAAATTTAAAATCTATTTTAGCTTTTTTTTAACGGCTGGTATTTTTTCTATATTTTCTTGTGCAAGCTGGTTGCAGGGAAAGGTCGATATGAATACAGATTCAAATATCGTTTCAATTTCGGAACTTTTTAAAAAGACTAAAGAGTTGGAAAGTTTAAAAGCCCCTCGGCAACTCTATGTAAGCCAAGCACTCTATTCTGGAAAAATCAACTTGACCTGGAGTCCCGTAGAAAATGCAACGAGTTATTTAATTGAACGAGCGGTTGTAAAAAATGCACAAAGCGACGGAACATATCTTTTGCCAGATGAAAGTGAATATGAAGTTTGTCAGAGATATGTTTTAAGTACGTCTTTTCAAGATGAAATTTTGACGAATCCTGCTGCAAATAACGAAGAGTATTCTTATCATTATTTTTATAGGATATATGCGGAAAACAAAGAAAAAAATTTGATTTCTGAAGCAACAAATCGACTTCTTCCAGAAACTCGAGGCGAAGGCTGGCTTTTTGCACCACCGACCAAAATAGAGGCTCAAAAAGGAAAATCTGTTTCTAAGATTGAAGTATCGTGGACAAAGGTAAAAGAAGCACTTCGCTACGAAATTTACAGAGGAGAAACTCCTTCTAGTGTTGCTCATCTTAAAACTGTTTATGCTAATACTTTAAAATATTCAGATGTGATTGCTTCAAATCTTCAAGGAAAGGAATTTTTTTATAAAGTTGTGGCAATAAATCGTTCTGGAAATAAATCTGCTTTTACTGACGCTGCAATGGGATATTCATTATCAGAAGGGGCGCCTGCAATTTCTTCCGAAGTAAAAGTTGTGGATGGATTTGCAACCAGCACAACCGAATTAAATATTTCTTGGCAAGAGGTTGCAAAAACTTCTGAAAATGCAGTTATGACATACAATCTTTATAGGACAAGTTCAGAAGATTCTGTTTATACGAGAGTTGCAGGAAATCTTTCTACTACTTCGTATAAAGATACCTCTCTGAAAATTGGTCTAACTTATTATTATTTTGTTCAGGCGGTGAGCACAGAAGATGGGGTTTCTATAAAAGGTGCATTTTCTGAAATCTCTGCAACTTCCTATGGCTTTTTGTTAAGTCCGCCATCTTTTCTTGAAGTTGAAGATGGCGATACAGATGAAAATGTATTTTTGGTCTGGAGCGATGCTGTCGGCTCGAAAAAAGTTGAATATTCATATTCAATTTATATTTCGCACACGCAGGATGGAGCATATCAACTCTTAGAAGGTTCTGTTATTCCTCAAAAAAGCGATGATGGATATTTGCGTTATAAAGTTGCAAAAAATCCATTTTATAAAGTTTCAACACAAAATCTTGCTTCAACTGGAGATAAAGAAAGTGCTCTAAGCTCTGTTGCTTCTCCTATGCCTGCCGCACCTGTAGAAGTTACAGCCACTAAAACAGATTTTATGCAAGAAAATCTTTTGCCAAATTCTAACAATGTATATCCGGTAAAAATTTCTTGGAAAAAACCACAGGAAGATAACCCTGCTGGATATGTTGTTTATCGTTCTATTAAAAATGATTCTGGTTTTAGAAAACTGACGAGCGAGCCTATTCAGGATTTAGAATTTGTAGACGAAGGAAAAGAAAATCTTACAAAAGCTGGCGTTGTTTATTATTACAAAGTTGTTTCTGTAAATTCTCTTGGACAAGGCAAAAAAGGCAACAATCCAAAAGAGGAATACGAAAATGCGATTTCGAATGGAATGGGAATCTCTGGAATAAAATGCTTGGGCTATGGCGCTTTAACGCGAGAGCAATGGTTTCGAGAATACAATAAAACTAGTAAAAATTCTCAAACAAAACTCACTCTTATGCATAAGGCATCAAACTTAGATAAACTTGGAAGCGAAACTATAAATGGAAGCATAAGCGGAACTTTGCATTACAATGCAAGAGCATCGGGATTTAGTGGAATTGTAGAAATGCGTTTTGAAAATTATGCGGATTTTTATATAAATGATGATAAAAACCTTGGTGTTTACTTTAATTGCACAGGTAACTCGAATACAAGAGCCAACGTGAACGGAAATGGTAATATGTACGGAATTATGGATTGTACAGGAATGTATCCTGGAAGTGCAGATTACGGCGGGCTTGAAATAAAAGGAAGTGCTGCTGGAGGCGGAGTCTATAAAGTTACTGTAAAAAATCTCGATGGCAAAGAACTTTTATCCGCTTCTAATATAAGCTGGCTTGTAGGAGAAGAATAA